The Kluyvera intermedia genome includes the window GCGCCAGAACTCCCGTATTTTCCAGAATGAGGATATTAAAAGCATCCTCGGGACGATATTGCAGGAAAACGGGGTCACGGACTGGAGTCCGCTGTTCAGCGAGGCGCATCCGGCGCGGGAATTCTGCGTGCAGTACGGGGAAACGGATTATGACTTTCTGGCGCGGATGGCCGCGGAGGAAGGGCTGTTCTTCTACGAAGAGCACTCATCTGACAGCGATGACCAGAGCCTGGTGCTGTGCGACACGGTGCGCTTTCTGCCGAAGGCGTTTGAAATTCCGTGGAACCCGAATACCCGCACAGAGGTGAGCACGCCGTGCATCAGCCAGTTCCGTCATAGCGCGCAGATACGGCCCTCTTCCGTCATCGGCAAGGACTACACCTTTAAACGCCCGGGCTGGGCAGGCCGCTTTAAGCACGAGGGCGAACATCAGGATTACCAGCGCACGCAGTATGAAGTGTTCGACTATCCTGGTCGTTTCAAGGATGCACACGGGCAGAACTTCACCCGCTGGCAGATGGAGGGATGGCGCAATAATGCCGAGGAGGCCCAGGGGAAAAGCCGTTCCCCTGAAATATGGCCGGGACGGCGTATCGCGCTGACGGAACACCCGCAGGCGAGCCTGAACCGGGAATGGCAGGTGGTGAGCAGCGCTTTGCAGGGTAGCCAGCCGCAGGCGGTGGCAGGGCGTTCCGGCGCAGGAACCACCCTTGAGAATGATTTTACGGTGATCCCGGCAGACAGAACGTGGCGGCCGGTGCCACAGCAGAAACCATCGGTGGACGGCCCGCAGTCGGCGGTGGTCACCGGCCCGGAAGGCGAAGAGATCTTCTGCGACGAGCACGGGCGCGTGCGGGTGAAATTCAACTGGGACCGCTATAACCCACCAGACCAGGACAGCTCGTGCTGGATCCGTGTGGCGCAGGCGTGGGCGGGGCCGGGGTTCGGCAATCTGGCAATACCGCGAGTGGGGCAGGAGGTGATAGTGGACTTCCTGAACGGTGACCCGGACCAGCCGATCATCATGGGGCGGACGTATCATGCCGAAAATACCCCACCGGGCGGGCTGCCGGGGACGAAGACGCAGATGACGATACGGTCGAAGACGTACAAGGGCAGCGGCTATAACGAATTGCGTTTTGAGGATGCAACCAATAATGAAGAGATTTATCTGCATGCTCAGAAAAATATGCAGATGAAAATACTCAACAGTAAGGACGTGCGGGTAAATTATGATCGCACGGTGAGCATTGGTCATGATGAATCCCTCGCTGTGGCCAATGATCGAAAAGTGACGGTGGAGGGAAAACAGGATCACAAAACAACTAAAGATCATGTGAGTCTGGTGGAAGGTAATTATGGTTTAGAAGTGAAAGGCGATTTGGCCCAAAAAGTGGCAGGTACGCTGGGTATCAGTGTTCAGGGAGATATTGTTCTCCAGAGTGACAGCAAAATCAGCCTGCGCGTAGGCGGTTCTTTTATTGTGGTGCATGCAGGCGGCATCGATGTCAGGGGGCCGAAGATAAACCTCAATGGAGGTGGCAGCCCGGGAGAAGTCATTCTGCCTATGCGTCCGGCCATTTTGAAGGCAGCAGCAGGAGAAGGGACAATGTTTGTGGCTCATTGTCCGATGGATAAGGAATAACAATGCTTCCCGTTCGTTACGCTATTATTGATGGCGCGGTCATGAAAGATCTTATGGATTTTCTTTCCGAACACAACCCGCCACATGCCTGTCTGTATTCAGAACCCCTTCAGCCTGAATTAGTCGGACTTGCACCTTATTTGCTCGAAGTAACACCAGAAGTCGAGAAGTGGCTACAATGGAATACTTACCCATGGGGTATATATCTGACGTCGAAAGCGACGATGCGTGTATTGCGACAACATCTTAGAAAGTATTTGCAAGTTCTTCTTCCGAATGAAACCAAGCCAGTGATATTTCGTTTTTATGATCCTCGCAATATTTGGGATTTCCTGAGTGTATTGTCTGATTGGGAAAAACATCTTTTCCTCGGCGATATCAGTCGAATAGAAACAAATTATCGACTACAACAAGATATGTCTTTTACAAGACTTCATGAACAGTATCCTGCAACACAAACCATAAAATCTAAGCTAATGTCTATTAGTAAAGAACAATATTCGTTATTAGAAATTATCTTTGAACGCAGATATGTTAGAGAGTTGACTGAAACAATGAGAGCGGTATCCACATCTATTAATAATATTTCTATTACTTGGTCAGGTGAGCTGTTTAATTACCTTCGTAATTTAGGAATCATAGACCGAAGAAGTATAGATGAGTTAGCAAAATTATTTACCATAAATAATATTTTTAACTTGGATGATATCCCTCATGAGTATGCAATTATTTTGGAGGGGATGACGCACCCGGGGCATTACCGTGCAGAACAGTTGCTATTAAATGTTAACGGTGTAATACCGGCATGGGAAAGGAGTGTTCTATAATGCCAATAAGCCTTACAGCGGGTTCGCCAAAATGTAACTGCAATAATCCTGATACTTGCACGCATGCCCTGAAAATTATAACGAAAGTCCCGGAAGAAACGTATGAATATAAACAAGGTGAATCTTTACCTGTTATCTATCTCCACGATAAAGATGCAGAAGGTGTTGATGTCACAACAACACTTACAGGAAAAACGTGTGTCAGTAGCAGTCCTGATTGCCCATCAGGCGTAATATATAACGAATACTACCTGAGTCAGCTTAATAAAGGACAGAATAATAATAAATTGAAATATTTGAGTTATGAAGAAAAACTCAAGCTAACAATGGAAGGCGGCAGTGACGTTAACATAAAAACTCCTGGTTCTGGTTATATTTATGAAACGTTAGAATATCTTGATATAGTCACGTTTCTGACTGATGTCGTATTTGAAGGTATCGAAAAAATAGATAAAACTGAATATGTCTTGCAAGTTGGGGAATGCCTTGGGCAACCTATCCAGGAAATGATTTTTCCTCTTAAAACGACGGCGAACGATAGAGCTAAATATCCTATATTTACCACTGTAGATACTCATATAGTTGTTTATCCAAAGTTCGTTTGGGAGGTCGATGTTAACATTGCTGCTTCTGAAAATGATGGCACTAAAGAACTGACTGACGATGAACGATACGATATTGTTCAGGGGAGAGCTCAAAATGACCAGATGAGTGTCGGGAAATATGCCATCACACGGGGTGTTACCATTGACGGAAGCGCTTCAATTGCGGTAGGTAGTGCTAGCAAAGATTATAAAAAGACAATAGAGAAAGAGTTTACGCGTTATAAGAATAAATTATCATTATTGAGAAATGCAGAAAAGACAATTGATACAGTCACTAATCTTTTTAGAGCGGATGACAAGAAAATACAATTGCTTACTGTTGATATAAAATATCCATCTCTTGATATTAAGGGCAGTGGTGAACTATTGCTCAGGAAAGATAATAAACCATATGTTAAATGCGGTGTGGATGTTAATCTGGCTCCATTGATTCAGTTTACTATCACTCTTGACTTGATTCAGGCATTTGCTGCGTATTTTCATCAGGAGAAAAATATTGCCAGAATCAGAGAAAAAGCACAGTCACAGGAAGATAATGTTAAAAGTGGAGAAAATGGTGTTTATGCCAAAGCTGTTTTGAATATTATCGTCACCGGGGAAGTTAATCTATCCTATCGCTATGCCTCTGATGAAGATAACGAATTTCACTCTGAACTGGGTGACAAAAATGAAGGCATGCTCGGTTTGTCTTTAGAATCGAAAGTTGAAGCGGGACTTAAGGTTGTGGTAGTCGAAGCATTTTTTAGTGCTGAAGCGAAAATATCAGCTGAATGTTGCTTTGTATTAGATGAAAAACAAAAGAAAGACTTAGAGCTTACCTTTTACCATAATGGGGTTGTAATGTATGCGAAATATAAAATTAAAGTAGATATTGGTAATAATGATCAGGATAAAAACTGCCTGCCGAGTAAAAGTGAATCATCTGATGATAGTTGGGACGAAGGTGAAGGTGAATGGACTTTATGTAAGCCATTAAATAAGGATGTTTCATCCTATAAAATTATTTTTTGAGGTCTTTCATGAAAAATTTATTGATAGCTAGTGCTTTATTTATTTCACTAAACTCTTACGGTAGGGATGATATGAACAGTGTAAGGTATTCCGCTTATTTTAAAACATTAAGCAGTAGTTGCATTTTATCAGTCAATGGGTTGGATTATCTTAGCACTTTACGTGGCTCAAGAACCATTAGCACAGGGATGGATATAACAGATTCTCTGGAGAATGGCTCTAATAACACCATGAGTTTGATTTTTTTTCCCTCTGAATCAAAAATAAAAACTGATATTTATACATGCGAAGTTAAGATCGTAAGATCGGAACCATCAAAGCCTGATGCAGTAATAACAAATTTTAAAGTCACGTTTAATGGTGAAAATGGTCGGCCATTTAATGATCCTGAAGGCTACAAAATTAATGATCTCAGCGATACTACACATAACCCTATTATCAAAGGAATATCTAACAGGGTAATATTTGCTGGTGACACTAAGCCTGAAGACTGGTTAACTGCTACAAGAAACATAACGATTTCAGGTATTCCTATTTGGCAATGGACTAAAGCATCACCTCAGATTAATGATTTGACGTTAAGGAGCAGGCTAATCGATGCTTATAAAGACTTAATAAATGATCTTAGAGTCGGTGATCTTACTACAATAAAGGAAAAGTATGCAATAGCTCTGGGTGAATATGCGCTAGCTATTCTAACTGATGACACTGATTTTTTCTTTAACTCTATAGGAATAGTTAATGCTGTTAAGAAAGGAAAGATAAATCCAAATCCAATCTGGGATGAATATACCTTATTGACATATCAGAATAGCAGGGTTTTTTGTCTTGGTGTTAATAGTGTCAATAGGAATTCTCCACTAGAATTTTTTAATACAGATGGGAAACGTATATTTTCGTGGAACCCATTCTTTGCTGTTATCGATAACAAGGTAGTGCTGGTTCGTTGAGTATCAAACCGGCAATAGCTTTTTATTTCTTGTTCTGATATGTAAGAAGCAGGGGTAATAATTTCTATAGATTATCCCTGATAAATAGAAAATTAATAGGTACATTGCCCCAGGAGGAAATATGCCCTCAGCCGCAAAACTCAACGATAAAGGTACCCAGCATGATGGGTACCATGAAACAGTAATCACGGTAGGCTCTTCAACAGTCTTTATTGATGGTATGCCCGCTGCCCGTTTGGGTGATCCCCTCACGCCCCATGATAAGCCCGATCATCCGGTACATTCTCGAAAAATTGCCAGTGGTTCTCCAACGGTATTCATCGATGGGTTACCCGCAGCCAGAACAGGCGATGCTGTAGATTGTGGTGGTGTGCTCATTGGTAGCGGAACGGTAAATATTGGATAGAAATTTGTATGTAATTTCTGATAATTATATTTTTTTATAATTCTATTTTTCGTCATTTTACTCTAATGATTCCGGGAACTTCTGCGGCAGCGTAGTTGATGTATGAGCCAGCAACGGTGGGCGCGGAGAGAGAATGGGTGTCGGTGATGCTGTCGCGGTACGAATACACGGAGCCGGGGAACTGCTGGCGGTAAACTACTGTGGTGGTATTCAGGTACGCGGCTTCCTGTCTGATCCGAACCATTCGGGACGGCAGATGGGCCATCGGTATGCAGGTAGGCCGCAGACGCGCTGCCGCTATGATGAGATGGGGCGTGTCACGGAGCAGTTAAATCCGATGACATAATCTACCGCTACGATTATGAGAAGAGCCGCCTCAAATTGAATTATGGTACTTAAGGAAGTGAGAACCGTAATGACCTCCGGTAATCCTTTCCGGGATTACCGGCGCGGTAGTGCTTTGCAAACATCATAAGCGATGCTGCTTGCCTTCTCCTGACCGGACAAAGCCCGGATGTTGCCTTGCTGTGATGAATCTACCAGGCAGGCATACAGGTTGGACATAGTGTTTATTAGCAATTTGAAGACCAGCAGACCTTTGCTCTGTGATCGGAAGGGGAGGGAGTTGCTAGAGGGAAATGCTCAGACTGGATGGCAGAAGCCGGGCTGTGACAAGAAGCTAAAGCGACCAGAAATCTACAGTAATTCTGAAAAGCAAAAAACCAGCCCGTAGGCTGGTTTGTTTAAATAAGTGGTGCCCGGACTCGGAATCGAACCAAGGACACGGGGATTTTCAATCCCCTGCTCTACCGACTGAGCTATCCGGGCAACGGGGCGCATTAAACCGTAATCGCCGCGCCTCGTCAATGAAATTTATGAAATTTGCGGCGAGTTGCACAATCTATCACCACTTCCCACTTTATGCATATAGCTTCAGGCAAAAAATGCCGTCCAGGCCGCGGAAATCGGCATCGCCAGCAGCAACGCGGGTAGCATATTGACCACTGCAAACATCTTGATTCCGCAGATACGCAGA containing:
- a CDS encoding type VI secretion system PAAR protein → MPSAAKLNDKGTQHDGYHETVITVGSSTVFIDGMPAARLGDPLTPHDKPDHPVHSRKIASGSPTVFIDGLPAARTGDAVDCGGVLIGSGTVNIG
- a CDS encoding DUF4123 domain-containing protein, yielding MLPVRYAIIDGAVMKDLMDFLSEHNPPHACLYSEPLQPELVGLAPYLLEVTPEVEKWLQWNTYPWGIYLTSKATMRVLRQHLRKYLQVLLPNETKPVIFRFYDPRNIWDFLSVLSDWEKHLFLGDISRIETNYRLQQDMSFTRLHEQYPATQTIKSKLMSISKEQYSLLEIIFERRYVRELTETMRAVSTSINNISITWSGELFNYLRNLGIIDRRSIDELAKLFTINNIFNLDDIPHEYAIILEGMTHPGHYRAEQLLLNVNGVIPAWERSVL
- the tssI gene encoding type VI secretion system tip protein VgrG, with product MSTGLRFTLEVDGLPSDALVVISFHLSQSFSSLFVLDISLVSQQFPALDFPQVLEKTAHLKIWQGTEIQRRINGIVTWFEQGENDGHQMLYSMRVRPPLWRAALRQNSRIFQNEDIKSILGTILQENGVTDWSPLFSEAHPAREFCVQYGETDYDFLARMAAEEGLFFYEEHSSDSDDQSLVLCDTVRFLPKAFEIPWNPNTRTEVSTPCISQFRHSAQIRPSSVIGKDYTFKRPGWAGRFKHEGEHQDYQRTQYEVFDYPGRFKDAHGQNFTRWQMEGWRNNAEEAQGKSRSPEIWPGRRIALTEHPQASLNREWQVVSSALQGSQPQAVAGRSGAGTTLENDFTVIPADRTWRPVPQQKPSVDGPQSAVVTGPEGEEIFCDEHGRVRVKFNWDRYNPPDQDSSCWIRVAQAWAGPGFGNLAIPRVGQEVIVDFLNGDPDQPIIMGRTYHAENTPPGGLPGTKTQMTIRSKTYKGSGYNELRFEDATNNEEIYLHAQKNMQMKILNSKDVRVNYDRTVSIGHDESLAVANDRKVTVEGKQDHKTTKDHVSLVEGNYGLEVKGDLAQKVAGTLGISVQGDIVLQSDSKISLRVGGSFIVVHAGGIDVRGPKINLNGGGSPGEVILPMRPAILKAAAGEGTMFVAHCPMDKE